Proteins encoded within one genomic window of Cytophagales bacterium:
- a CDS encoding glycosyl hydrolase has product MNNSQQSATKEKVDEPESLASATFDWEGCMIGMYPEHGNELIPSGDFHEIDEFEANIGRQVGSVVWFPTWDDEFPTLACNKLAERGIMPHLTWELFWPSQDPNNARETGINGYQGFLDVLDGKYDAYIDRFAEDAKAFDRMVLMRFLHEFNGNWYVWSGNKNGKENGGPEQVIAVWKYVVDRFKAKGADNVKWLWVPHGPSTDMSLEPWNHVSQYWPGDEYVDWIGLDGYNFYPKDPWGGDRPYRDFDNCFRKLYDDCANLGEQPMMIAEFGTGEFEYKGSNKADWMSDAFQKIKTDYPRVKIFTWFNINKELDWRVNSSPEALTAFQAAMKDTYYVGSGLQDK; this is encoded by the coding sequence ATGAACAATTCCCAACAATCCGCTACTAAGGAAAAAGTTGACGAACCTGAATCATTGGCTTCCGCAACGTTTGACTGGGAAGGTTGTATGATTGGAATGTATCCCGAACATGGCAATGAACTAATTCCTTCCGGAGACTTTCATGAGATCGACGAATTTGAAGCCAATATTGGCAGACAAGTCGGGTCAGTTGTGTGGTTTCCAACCTGGGATGATGAATTTCCTACTTTGGCCTGTAATAAACTTGCCGAACGAGGTATCATGCCTCATTTGACCTGGGAATTGTTCTGGCCTTCACAAGACCCCAATAACGCACGTGAAACTGGAATCAACGGTTATCAGGGCTTCCTTGATGTATTAGATGGGAAATACGATGCCTACATTGATCGATTTGCAGAGGACGCCAAAGCTTTTGACAGGATGGTCCTGATGAGGTTTCTACATGAATTCAATGGCAACTGGTATGTCTGGAGTGGGAACAAAAATGGAAAGGAGAACGGAGGACCGGAACAAGTAATAGCAGTCTGGAAATATGTAGTGGACCGGTTCAAAGCGAAAGGCGCAGACAATGTAAAATGGTTGTGGGTCCCTCATGGACCTTCTACGGACATGTCTTTAGAACCCTGGAATCATGTTTCCCAATACTGGCCAGGGGATGAGTACGTGGACTGGATTGGACTGGATGGTTACAACTTCTACCCAAAAGACCCTTGGGGAGGTGACCGGCCTTACCGGGATTTTGATAACTGCTTCAGAAAATTGTATGACGATTGTGCGAATTTAGGAGAGCAGCCAATGATGATTGCCGAGTTTGGAACAGGGGAGTTTGAGTATAAAGGAAGTAATAAGGCGGATTGGATGTCAGATGCTTTCCAAAAAATCAAAACAGACTATCCACGAGTAAAGATTTTTACATGGTTCAACATTAATAAGGAACTTGATTGGAGGGTGAATTCTTCTCCCGAGGCATTAACTGCATTTCAGGCAGCAATGAAGGATACGTATTATGTTGGATCAGGTCTACAAGACAAATAG
- a CDS encoding matrixin family metalloprotease: MRHYFLIFILVNLGFCAFSQSRDSVKYKADHEKLNLQDSLKSRENQSANKSQQSGVDLKSFKNSSGALSENQGSTSSLTHRKPERDSLKEATKQVETLPSEIDQSNLSRTERHANLDQATSTLVVDATKSKTTGSQLEPSASDHLNTFGVADQRTDGASWTENAANILEDENYNAQLQSPEADTTTNNNSKGEPVHASSGGANLEIPFTSLSLDPVRMDQTETITITVNEVGGASISGREVRYYLSTNTTISTSDFYIGNDYVYLSANGSGTESISFVPQNISGLTTGNYYVGIIIPDENEYWYRNDPLTINPAGTSNLEIPTTVLSLDPVRMDQTETITITVNEVGGTSVSNREVRYYLSTNTTISTTDYYLGNDFVTLSANGSGTESISFMPQNISGISPGDYYVGMIIPDENEYWYRNDPLTITAANGVANLEIPTTVLSLDPVRMDQTETITITVNEVGGASVSNREVRYYLSTNTTISTTDYYLGNDFVTLSANGSGTESISFIPQNISGISPGDYYVGMIIPDENEYWYRNDPLTINAAATPDLEIPTTVLSLDPVRMDQTETITITVNEVGGASVSNREVRYYLSTNTSISTTDYYIGRDFVTLSANGSGTESISFVPQNISGVSPGDFYVGMIIPDENEAWYRNDPLTITAAGTPDLEIPTTVLSLDPVRMDQTETIIITVNEVGGAAVTNREVRYYLSTNTTISTTDYYLGNDFVTLSANGSGTESISFIPQNISGVSPGDYYVGMIIPDENESWYRNDPLTITAAGVANLEIPTTVLSMDPVRMDQTETITITVNEVGGASVSNREVRYYLSTNTTITTTDHYIGSDFVTLSSNGSGTESISFIPQSITGVSPGDYYVGMIIPDENESWYRNDPLTITPAGTPDLEIPTTVLSLDPVRMDQTETITITVNEVGGASVSNREVRYYLSTNTTISTADHYLGNDFVTLSANGSGTESISFIPQNISGISPGDYYVGMIIPDENEYWYRNDPLTITAAGVANLEIPTTVLSLDPVRMDQTETITITVNEVGGTSVSNREVRYYLSTNTTISSTDHYLGNDFVTLSANGSGTESISFVPQNITGVSPGDYYVGMIIPDENEYWYRNDPLTITAAGSPNLEIPTSTLSLDPVGMDETETLTITVNEVGGSSVSNREIQYYLSTNTTIETSDFYIGNDFVSLPANGSGTESISFIPQDISGVTPGDYYVGMIIPAENEYWYRLDPLTITGGAPGPDINVSPTELVINEGSDASGILNNESEESSNRAAIKLGNKLIYTEEVSAVESGELKSNEGHYLMIQFQSLPTLKELNTWNLSPVNYVPDNTIVVKIPVGFNWSGLPQATRIAKMELSNKYAPSVNESLENSMESEAFFYVQAFSDVSNDRLREIVINSRATITSQRINLPNVLQVSMNRSTLETLALNEEVAWIYPSESNAESQWFCPGAVTEYGPVAPFVTLGDGWDGPGLGSADLSYVFINGTPDISGDLEQDEVRRALREWSRHAAISWQEIQTAGQNRSLDILFASGEHGDGNPFDGPGSVLAHAYFPVNPNPETIAGDIHFDEDEFWRIAADIDMFSVALHEVGHSLGLRHSSDNDAVMFPTYSGPINGLGQDDINGILSLYAASNSITISNTGGQVLTISDITTQDWILLEETTFPINVAANESVTLTVGIDWTQINVETTGDIVIQSNDADESNVTVSVRAIPSTTNDVNLEYSDLLIKDGSGGGTGDGDGRAEPGEVISLEVELYNSGTTDANNVQATLSTTDTDITIIDDSENWGSITSDTRKWDGDFEFSISGSSAEKDIQFTLDITSDEGAWTDTFTFPVSSQDQTYNITTSASPRNSGSISGSGTYEHGATATLEATPLPGYYFVNWTEDGTEISAESTLSFIVTSDRSLVANFALESFTITAGASPSEGGSITGSGTYEFGETATLEATPSTGYNFVNWTENGTEISTASTLSFTVDSDRDLVANFVIQTFDITTDALPVEGGTVTGADTYDYGQTATLSASANAGYIFVNWTLNNEVFSTHSSIDIIVTEALHLVAQFDENPFVITAASSPPEGGTVDGAGNYLHSQTATLVATPSIGYDFVNWTEDGTEISTAATLSFTVTSDRDFVANFVIQSFDITIEALPVEGGTVTGAGTYDYGQPASLSATANANYTFVNWTLNNEIYSTHSSIDIIVTETLHLVAQFDENPFVISATSSPSDGGTVDGTGNYLDSQVATLVAIPSTGYDFVNWSEGGTEISTAATLIFTVTSDRDLVANFELQSFEITASADPSAGGTVSGGGTYEYGQTVTLEATVETGYDFVNWSEGGTEISTSATLSFAVTSDRNLVANFELQSFEIIASADPSAGGTVSGGGTYEYGQTVTLEATVETGYDFVNWTEDGTEVSTDATYEFSVTTARDLVANFELQSFEITASADPSSGGTVSGNGTYDYGQTATLEATAEPGYDFVNWTEDGVEVSTDATYAFTVASARDFVANFVIQSFEITASADPSSGGTVSGNGTYDYGQTATLEATAEPGYDFVNWTEDGVEVSTDATYAFTVASARDFVANFVIQSFEITGSADPSSGGTVSGSGSYDYGQTATLEATVEPGYDFVNWTEDGVEVSTDATYAFTVASARDFVANFVIQSFEITGSADPSSGGTVSGSGSYDYGQTATLEATVEPGYDFVNWTEDGVEVSTDATYAFTVASARDFVANFVIQSFEITGSADPSSGGTVSGSGSYDYGQTATLEATVEPGYDFVNWTEDGVEVSTDATYAFTVASARDFVANFVIQSFEITASADPSSGGTVSGSGSYDYGQTATLEATVEPGYDFVNWTEDGVEVSTDAIYAFTVASARDFVANFVIQSFEITGSADPSSGGTVSGSGSYDYGQTATLEATVEPGYDFVNWTEDGVEVSTDATYAFTVASARDFVANFVIQSFEISASADPSSGGTVSGSGSYDYGQTATLEATVEPGYDFVNWTADGVEVSTDATYAFTVASARDFVANFEIQSFAIAASADPSSGGTVSGNGSYDYGQTATLAATVETGYDFLNWTEGDVEVSTDASYEFIVTSARTLVANFEIQSFAIAASADPSSGGTVSGSGTYDYDKTATLVASEESGYDFINWTEEGVEVSTDATYEFTVTSARTLVANFEIQSFDIIASANPSSGGTVSGDGTYDYGKTVTLEATVEPGYAFVNWTEDGAEVSTDATFEFTVTSTRTLVANFIIQSFTITASADPSSGGTVSGSGTYDYDKTATLVASEESGYDFINWTEDGTEVSTNATYEFTVTSNRDLVAHFERVLSVDPSSQQEIELYPNPVKTFLTIKWSNFDQARVLELSGKQLVQSSNRTLDLRSLNSGVYLLILRGKNNDQQVFRLIKE; this comes from the coding sequence ATGAGACATTACTTCTTGATTTTTATTCTAGTAAACCTGGGTTTTTGTGCTTTTTCGCAAAGTCGTGATTCAGTAAAATACAAAGCAGATCATGAGAAGCTTAACCTTCAAGACTCGTTAAAGTCTCGGGAAAACCAATCCGCCAACAAGTCCCAACAGAGTGGAGTTGATCTCAAATCTTTCAAGAATTCCTCAGGTGCTTTATCTGAGAATCAAGGAAGCACTAGCAGCCTGACTCATCGGAAACCAGAACGAGATAGCCTGAAAGAAGCAACAAAACAAGTCGAGACTTTACCTTCTGAGATCGATCAGTCAAACCTGTCCAGGACTGAAAGACATGCCAATCTGGATCAGGCAACATCAACTTTGGTAGTGGACGCAACCAAGAGCAAAACCACGGGTTCCCAACTCGAGCCATCCGCGAGTGACCATTTAAATACATTTGGAGTTGCAGATCAAAGGACCGATGGTGCATCCTGGACGGAAAACGCCGCGAATATTCTTGAAGATGAGAATTACAATGCGCAACTTCAATCACCTGAGGCAGATACTACAACGAATAACAACTCCAAAGGGGAACCTGTTCACGCATCCTCAGGCGGAGCAAACCTGGAGATCCCATTCACGTCCTTAAGTCTGGATCCGGTAAGAATGGATCAAACAGAAACGATCACGATTACAGTAAATGAGGTGGGGGGTGCTTCGATATCGGGACGAGAGGTGCGCTATTACTTATCTACCAATACCACAATTAGCACTTCAGACTTCTACATTGGAAACGACTATGTGTATTTGTCGGCAAATGGAAGCGGAACTGAAAGCATATCTTTCGTTCCTCAGAATATCAGTGGATTAACTACCGGTAATTATTATGTGGGTATAATCATACCTGATGAAAACGAATATTGGTATCGGAACGACCCGTTGACGATCAACCCAGCGGGAACCTCAAATCTGGAAATCCCTACCACGGTATTGAGTCTGGATCCGGTAAGAATGGATCAAACAGAGACCATTACCATTACGGTGAATGAAGTAGGTGGGACTTCTGTATCGAACAGGGAGGTTCGTTATTACCTATCTACAAACACCACGATCAGTACTACTGATTATTACCTGGGTAATGATTTTGTGACTTTATCTGCGAATGGGAGCGGTACGGAAAGCATATCCTTCATGCCTCAAAATATTTCTGGTATCTCTCCGGGAGATTATTATGTAGGTATGATCATACCTGATGAGAATGAATATTGGTATAGGAATGACCCATTGACCATAACCGCTGCCAATGGTGTTGCAAATCTCGAAATCCCTACTACGGTGTTGAGTCTGGATCCGGTAAGAATGGATCAAACGGAGACCATTACCATTACAGTAAACGAGGTAGGTGGGGCTTCTGTATCGAACAGGGAGGTTCGTTACTACCTATCTACAAACACCACGATCAGTACCACTGATTATTACCTGGGTAATGATTTTGTGACTTTATCTGCGAATGGGAGCGGCACTGAAAGCATATCCTTCATTCCACAAAATATTTCCGGTATCTCTCCGGGAGATTATTATGTAGGTATGATCATACCTGATGAGAATGAATATTGGTACAGGAACGACCCATTGACCATCAATGCGGCGGCAACCCCAGACCTGGAAATCCCTACCACGGTATTGAGTTTGGACCCAGTAAGAATGGATCAAACGGAGACCATTACCATTACGGTGAATGAGGTAGGTGGTGCTTCAGTATCGAACAGGGAGGTTCGCTACTACCTATCAACAAATACCTCTATTAGCACAACCGATTATTATATAGGTAGAGATTTTGTGACTTTATCTGCAAATGGAAGTGGTACTGAAAGCATATCTTTTGTTCCTCAGAACATTTCTGGTGTATCTCCGGGAGATTTTTATGTAGGTATGATCATACCTGATGAGAATGAGGCATGGTATAGGAACGACCCCTTGACCATCACCGCAGCGGGAACCCCAGACCTTGAGATCCCTACTACGGTATTGAGTCTGGATCCGGTAAGAATGGATCAAACGGAGACCATTATCATTACAGTGAATGAGGTAGGCGGGGCCGCCGTAACCAACAGGGAGGTTCGTTACTACCTATCTACAAATACTACGATCAGCACTACTGATTATTACTTAGGCAATGATTTTGTGACTTTATCTGCGAATGGGAGCGGAACGGAAAGCATATCTTTCATTCCTCAGAACATTTCTGGTGTATCTCCGGGAGATTATTATGTGGGTATGATCATACCTGATGAGAATGAATCGTGGTACAGGAATGATCCATTGACCATTACCGCTGCTGGAGTGGCAAATCTTGAAATCCCTACTACGGTGTTGAGCATGGATCCGGTAAGAATGGATCAAACAGAGACCATTACCATTACGGTGAATGAGGTAGGTGGTGCTTCAGTATCGAACAGGGAGGTTCGTTACTACCTATCTACAAACACCACGATTACCACAACCGATCATTACATAGGGAGTGATTTTGTGACTTTATCCTCGAATGGCAGCGGAACGGAAAGCATATCTTTCATTCCGCAAAGCATTACTGGCGTATCTCCGGGAGATTACTATGTAGGTATGATCATACCTGATGAGAATGAATCGTGGTACAGGAACGATCCCTTGACCATCACCCCAGCAGGAACCCCAGACCTTGAGATCCCTACTACGGTATTGAGTTTGGACCCAGTAAGAATGGATCAAACAGAGACCATTACCATTACGGTGAATGAGGTAGGTGGCGCCTCTGTATCGAACAGGGAGGTTCGTTATTACCTATCTACAAACACCACGATCAGCACCGCTGATCATTACCTGGGTAATGATTTTGTGACTTTATCCGCGAATGGTAGCGGAACGGAGAGCATATCCTTCATTCCTCAAAATATTTCCGGCATCTCTCCGGGAGATTATTATGTCGGAATGATCATACCTGATGAGAATGAATATTGGTACAGAAACGACCCATTGACCATCACCGCTGCTGGAGTGGCAAATCTTGAAATCCCTACTACGGTGTTGAGTCTGGATCCTGTAAGAATGGATCAAACGGAGACCATTACCATTACGGTGAATGAGGTAGGTGGGACTTCTGTATCGAACAGGGAGGTTCGTTATTACCTATCCACAAATACCACGATTAGCTCCACTGATCATTATCTAGGCAATGATTTTGTGACTCTATCCGCGAATGGTAGCGGAACGGAAAGCATATCTTTCGTTCCTCAGAACATTACTGGTGTATCTCCGGGAGATTATTATGTCGGAATGATCATACCTGATGAGAATGAATATTGGTACAGGAACGACCCATTGACAATCACCGCAGCGGGATCCCCAAACCTGGAAATACCAACAAGTACGCTGAGTTTGGACCCGGTAGGGATGGATGAAACGGAAACCCTCACGATCACGGTTAATGAGGTTGGTGGATCGTCAGTTTCTAACCGAGAGATACAATATTATCTATCAACGAACACGACGATAGAAACCTCCGATTTCTACATCGGGAACGACTTTGTATCCTTACCAGCGAATGGTTCGGGCACAGAAAGTATATCCTTTATACCGCAGGATATCTCAGGTGTAACCCCAGGAGATTACTATGTAGGTATGATAATCCCAGCAGAAAATGAATATTGGTACAGGCTTGACCCGTTGACGATTACTGGAGGGGCTCCGGGGCCGGATATCAATGTCTCTCCGACGGAGTTAGTCATTAATGAAGGTTCTGATGCCTCCGGGATATTAAATAATGAATCAGAGGAGTCTTCAAATAGAGCTGCTATCAAATTGGGAAATAAGTTGATATATACGGAGGAAGTGAGCGCTGTGGAATCGGGAGAATTGAAGTCCAACGAAGGCCATTACCTCATGATTCAGTTTCAGTCATTACCTACGCTTAAGGAGCTTAATACTTGGAACCTTTCGCCAGTTAACTATGTACCTGATAATACGATCGTTGTGAAAATTCCAGTTGGTTTTAATTGGTCTGGATTACCTCAAGCCACCAGAATTGCAAAAATGGAGTTATCTAATAAGTACGCTCCTTCGGTAAATGAAAGTTTGGAGAATTCAATGGAGAGCGAAGCTTTTTTCTATGTACAAGCATTTAGTGATGTCTCCAATGATCGATTAAGGGAAATTGTTATCAATTCCAGGGCTACTATTACGTCACAAAGAATTAATCTGCCGAATGTTTTGCAGGTTTCGATGAATCGATCAACCCTTGAAACGCTAGCTCTTAATGAGGAGGTTGCCTGGATTTATCCATCGGAAAGTAATGCAGAAAGCCAATGGTTTTGCCCCGGAGCAGTCACTGAATATGGGCCAGTTGCTCCATTCGTAACACTGGGTGACGGTTGGGATGGTCCAGGCCTTGGTTCAGCAGATTTGTCATATGTCTTTATTAATGGAACACCTGATATTTCAGGGGACCTTGAGCAAGATGAAGTGAGGAGGGCGCTACGAGAGTGGAGTAGACATGCCGCTATCTCCTGGCAGGAAATTCAAACAGCGGGACAAAATCGCTCTCTTGATATATTATTCGCTTCTGGCGAACATGGTGATGGTAACCCATTTGACGGGCCCGGAAGCGTTTTAGCTCATGCATATTTTCCTGTCAATCCAAACCCCGAGACCATAGCAGGAGATATCCATTTCGATGAAGATGAATTCTGGAGGATTGCTGCTGATATTGATATGTTCAGCGTCGCGCTGCACGAAGTAGGGCACTCGCTTGGCTTGAGACATTCCAGTGATAATGACGCAGTGATGTTCCCAACTTATTCCGGGCCAATAAATGGGCTAGGTCAGGACGATATTAATGGAATTTTAAGTCTTTATGCAGCCAGCAACTCCATTACCATATCTAATACCGGTGGACAAGTATTAACGATCTCTGATATCACCACTCAGGATTGGATTTTGTTAGAAGAGACTACTTTCCCGATAAACGTGGCAGCAAATGAAAGTGTGACACTGACTGTAGGAATAGATTGGACACAAATTAATGTGGAAACTACAGGTGATATTGTCATTCAGTCCAATGATGCGGATGAGTCCAATGTAACAGTATCTGTAAGGGCGATACCAAGCACTACCAATGATGTAAACCTGGAATACAGTGACTTACTGATTAAGGATGGATCAGGTGGAGGCACTGGTGATGGGGATGGACGAGCGGAGCCGGGTGAAGTGATCTCACTGGAAGTAGAGCTTTACAACAGCGGCACCACTGATGCCAATAATGTGCAGGCGACTTTATCTACGACAGATACGGATATCACCATTATCGATGATTCTGAAAACTGGGGAAGTATCACCTCGGATACCCGGAAATGGGATGGAGATTTTGAATTCTCTATTTCAGGATCATCCGCAGAAAAAGATATACAATTCACGCTGGACATCACTTCCGACGAAGGTGCCTGGACTGATACATTTACATTTCCAGTTTCTTCGCAAGACCAGACTTATAACATTACTACCAGTGCTTCCCCGAGAAATAGCGGATCAATTAGCGGTAGTGGTACCTATGAGCATGGTGCGACAGCAACTTTGGAAGCCACTCCCTTACCAGGGTACTACTTTGTGAACTGGACGGAAGACGGGACCGAAATTTCAGCTGAGTCTACACTAAGTTTCATCGTTACTTCGGATCGTAGTTTGGTGGCGAACTTTGCACTTGAATCCTTCACGATTACGGCAGGTGCGTCGCCCTCCGAGGGCGGGTCAATCACTGGCAGCGGCACCTATGAGTTTGGTGAGACAGCAACGCTGGAAGCCACTCCCTCAACGGGATACAACTTTGTGAATTGGACCGAGAATGGCACTGAAATTTCAACCGCGTCTACATTGAGCTTTACTGTGGATTCCGACAGGGATTTGGTGGCTAATTTCGTCATTCAGACTTTTGACATAACTACTGACGCTTTGCCCGTCGAAGGAGGAACGGTGACTGGAGCAGACACCTATGATTATGGACAGACAGCCACTCTTTCTGCTTCAGCAAATGCCGGTTATATTTTCGTCAATTGGACATTGAACAATGAGGTATTCTCCACGCATTCATCTATTGATATTATTGTTACTGAGGCCCTTCATCTCGTAGCACAATTTGATGAGAATCCATTTGTTATTACTGCCGCTTCCTCACCTCCAGAAGGAGGAACGGTTGATGGAGCTGGTAATTACCTGCATTCTCAAACGGCAACACTTGTTGCCACTCCCTCAATTGGTTACGATTTTGTGAACTGGACCGAAGATGGCACCGAAATTTCAACAGCGGCTACGTTGAGTTTTACTGTGACTTCAGACAGGGATTTTGTGGCCAATTTCGTCATTCAATCTTTCGATATAACTATTGAGGCTTTACCTGTCGAAGGAGGCACGGTGACCGGAGCAGGTACTTATGATTACGGACAGCCAGCCAGCCTTTCTGCTACAGCAAATGCCAATTATACTTTCGTTAATTGGACGTTAAACAATGAGATATACTCCACGCATTCATCTATTGATATTATCGTTACGGAAACCCTTCATCTCGTAGCACAATTTGATGAGAATCCATTTGTTATATCTGCCACTAGTTCACCTTCGGATGGAGGAACGGTTGATGGCACCGGGAATTACCTGGATTCTCAAGTGGCTACACTTGTTGCCATCCCTTCAACTGGTTATGATTTTGTGAACTGGTCTGAAGGTGGTACCGAAATTTCAACAGCGGCTACGTTGATTTTTACTGTGACTTCAGACAGGGATTTGGTAGCCAATTTCGAGCTTCAATCCTTTGAAATCACAGCAAGTGCGGATCCTTCGGCGGGAGGCACCGTGAGCGGAGGTGGTACCTATGAGTATGGTCAGACAGTTACTTTGGAAGCTACAGTGGAAACAGGTTACGATTTTGTAAACTGGTCTGAAGGTGGCACCGAAATTTCAACATCGGCTACGTTGAGTTTTGCTGTGACTTCAGACAGGAATTTGGTAGCCAATTTCGAGCTTCAATCCTTTGAAATCATAGCGAGTGCGGATCCTTCGGCGGGAGGCACCGTGAGCGGAGGTGGTACCTATGAGTATGGTCAGACAGTTACTTTGGAAGCTACAGTGGAAACAGGTTACGATTTTGTAAACTGGACTGAGGATGGCACAGAAGTTTCAACGGATGCCACCTATGAATTCTCTGTGACTACAGCACGAGACCTTGTGGCCAATTTCGAGCTTCAATCCTTTGAAATCACAGCGAGTGCCGATCCTTCTTCGGGAGGCACCGTGAGCGGAAATGGCACTTATGATTATGGTCAGACCGCTACTTTAGAAGCCACTGCGGAACCGGGTTACGATTTTGTAAACTGGACTGAAGATGGTGTTGAAGTTTCAACGGATGCCACCTATGCATTCACAGTAGCCTCAGCACGAGACTTTGTGGCCAATTTTGTGATTCAATCCTTTGAAATCACAGCGAGTGCCGATCCTTCTTCGGGAGGCACCGTGAGCGGAAATGGCACTTATGATTATGGTCAGACCGCTACTTTAGAAGCCACTGCGGAACCGGGTTACGATTTTGTAAACTGGACTGAAGATGGTGTTGAAGTTTCAACGGATGCCACCTATGCATTCACAGTGGCTTCAGCACGAGACTTTGTGGCCAATTTTGTGATTCAATCCTTTGAAATCACAGGGAGTGCAGATCCTTCTTCGGGAGGCACCGTGAGCGGGAGTGGGAGCTATGATTATGGTCAGACCGCTACTTTAGAGGCCACTGTGGAACCGGGTTACGATTTTGTAAACTGGACTGAAGATGGTGTTGAAGTTTCAACGGATGCCACCTATGCATTCACAGTGGCCTCAGCACGAGACTTTGTGGCCAATTTTGTGATTCAATCCTTTGAAATCACAGGGAGTGCAGATCCTTCTTCGGGAGGCACCGTGAGCGGGAGTGGGAGCTATGATTATGGTCAGACCGCTACTTTAGAGGCCACTGTGGAACCGGGTTACGATTTTGTAAACTGGACTGAAGATGGTGTTGAAGTTTCAACGGATGCCACCTATGCATTCACAGTGGCCTCAGCACGAGACTTTGTGGCCAATTTTGTGATTCAATCCTTTGAAATCACAGGGAGTGCAGATCCTTCTTCGGGAGGCACCGTGAGCGGGAGTGGGAGCTATGATTATGGTCAGACCGCTACTTTAGAGGCCACTGTGGAACCGGGTTACGATTTTGTAAACTGGACTGAAGATGGTGTTGAAGTTTCAACGGATGCCACCTATGCATTCACAGTGGCCTCAGCACGAGACTTTGTGGCCAATTTTGTGATTCAATCCTTTGAAATCACAGCGAGTGCAGATCCTTCTTCGGGAGGCACCGTGAGCGGGAGTGGGAGCTATGATTATGGTCAGACCGCTACTTTAGAGGCCACTGTGGAACCGGGTTACGATTTTGTAAACTGGACTGAAGATGGTGTTGAAGTTTCAACGGATGCCATCTATGCATTCACAGTGGCCTCAGCACGAGACTTTGTGGCCAATTTTGTGATTCAATCCTTTGAAATCACAGGGAGTGCAGATCCTTCTTCAGGAGGCACCGTGAGCGGGAGTGGGAGCTATGATTATGGTCAGACCGCTACTTTAGAGGCCACTGTGGAACCGGGTTACGATTTTGTAAACTGGACTGAAGATGGTGTTGAAGTTTCAACGGATGCCACCTATGCATTCACAGTGGCCTCAGCACGAGACTTTGTGGCCAATTTTGTGATTCAATCCTTTGAAATCTCAGCGAGTGCAGATCCTTCTTCGGGAGGCACCGTGAGCGGGAGTGGGAGCTATGATTATGGTCAGACCGCTACTTTAGAGGCCACTGTGGAACCGGGTTACGATTTTGTAAACTGGACTGCAGATGGTGTTGAAGTTTCAACGGATGCCACCTATGCATTCACAGTGGCCTCAGCACGAGACTTTGTGGCCAATTTCGAGATTCAATCCTTCGCAATCGCAGCAAGCGCCGATCCTTCCTCGGGAGGCACCGTGAGCGGGAATGGGAGCTATGATTACGGTCAGACAGCTACTTTAGCAGCTACGGTGGAAACAGGTTACGATTTTCTAAACTGGACTGAGGGCGATGTTGAGGTTTCAACAGATGCCAGCTATGAATTCATAGTGACCTCAGCACGGACGCTCGTGGCCAATTTCGAGATTCAATCCTTCGCAATCGCAGCGAGTGCTGATCCCTCTTCGGGAGGAACAGTTAGCGGGAGTGGCACTTATGATTATGATAAGACAGCTACTTTAGTAGCCTCTGAGGAATCGGGTTACGATTTTATAAACTGGACTGAGGAAGGGGTAGAAGTTTCAACGGACGCCACCTATGAATTTACAGTTACCTCGGCACGAACGCTCGTGGCCAATTTCGAGATTCAATCCTTCGACATCATAGCGAGTGCCAATCCCTCTTCGGGAGGCACGGTGAGCGGAGATGGTACCTATGATTATGGTAAGACAGTTACTTTAGAAGCCACAGTGGAACCGGGTTACGCTTTTGTAAACTGGACTGAGGATGGCGCAGAAGTTTCGACGGATGCCACCTTCGAATTTACAGTTACCTCAACACGGACGCTCGTGGCTAATTTCATAATCCAATCCTTCACAATCACGGCGAGTGCCGATCCTTCATCGGGAGGAACAGTTAGCGGGAGTGGCACTTATGATTATGATAAGACAGCTACTTTAGTAGCCTCTGAGGAATCGGGTTACGATTTTATAAACTGGACCGAGGATGGAACAGAAGTTTCGACGAACGCCACCTATGAATTCACGGTGACTTCAAACAGAGATTTGGTGGCCCACTTCGAGCGTGTATTGAGCGTGGACCCATCAAGTCAACAGGAAATAGAACTATATCCTAATCCCGTCAAAACTTTTTTGACCATCAAGTGGAGCAATTTCGATCAGGCCCGCGTCCTGGAACTATCCGGAAAGCAATTAGTGCAGTCCAGCAATAGAACTTTGGATTTACGTTCATTGAACTCAGGGGTCTACTTGTTAATTCTTCGGGGGAAGAATAATGATCAACAAGTATTCCGTTTGATAAAAGAATAA